In Thermodesulfobacteriota bacterium, the following are encoded in one genomic region:
- the rpsC gene encoding 30S ribosomal protein S3: protein MGQKTHPYGFRLGIIKTWTSKWFASQNYAKFLHEDIRIKRFLKQRLYAAGISRIEIERAANKDRRAKINIYAARPGLVIGRKGAEIENIKKELLKITDKELILNIIEVKRPEIDAQLVAENVALQIERRVSFRRAMKRHVSQALKFGAKGIKIMCSGRLAGAEIARSEWYREGRVPLQTIRADIDYGFAEAKTKYGVIGVKVWIYKGDVLTEVY, encoded by the coding sequence ATGGGCCAGAAAACGCACCCTTATGGATTTCGTCTAGGCATAATAAAGACATGGACTTCTAAATGGTTTGCCTCCCAAAACTACGCAAAGTTTTTACATGAGGACATAAGGATAAAAAGATTTTTAAAGCAGAGACTCTACGCCGCAGGAATTTCACGGATCGAGATAGAGAGGGCAGCTAACAAGGACAGAAGGGCCAAGATTAACATCTATGCCGCAAGGCCTGGCCTTGTCATAGGTCGGAAGGGTGCAGAGATTGAGAACATAAAGAAGGAGCTTTTGAAGATAACAGACAAAGAGCTTATCCTCAACATAATAGAGGTGAAGAGGCCAGAAATAGATGCTCAGCTTGTTGCGGAAAACGTGGCTTTGCAGATTGAGAGGAGAGTCTCTTTCCGAAGGGCGATGAAACGCCACGTAAGTCAAGCGCTCAAGTTTGGGGCAAAGGGGATAAAGATCATGTGTTCCGGGAGACTTGCCGGGGCTGAGATAGCAAGATCAGAATGGTACAGAGAAGGTAGGGTCCCACTCCAGACGATTAGGGCCGATATTGACTACGGATTTGCCGAGGCGAAAACCAAGTACGGGGTTATAGGTGTAAAGGTTTGGATTTATAAGGGAGATGTGCTTACGGAGGTGTACTGA
- the rplR gene encoding 50S ribosomal protein L18: MERKEKEERRRRRHKRIRKKIFGTAERPRLCVYKSLKHMYAQLVDDESRRVITGVSTLTPSIRSEIKNGGNKEAAKLVGKMIAEKALALGITKVVFDRNGFKYHGRVKALADAAREAGLIF; encoded by the coding sequence ATGGAAAGGAAGGAAAAAGAAGAGAGAAGACGAAGGAGACATAAAAGGATTAGAAAAAAGATATTTGGGACTGCCGAAAGGCCCAGGTTGTGCGTTTATAAAAGCCTAAAGCACATGTACGCCCAACTCGTAGACGATGAGTCTAGAAGGGTCATCACTGGTGTGTCAACGCTTACACCCTCCATAAGAAGTGAAATAAAAAATGGAGGTAACAAAGAGGCTGCCAAACTTGTCGGTAAGATGATCGCAGAGAAGGCTTTGGCCTTAGGAATAACCAAAGTAGTATTTGATAGAAATGGCTTCAAATACCACGGTAGAGTAAAAGCCCTTGCAGATGCTGCAAGGGAAGCTGGGCTTATCTTTTAG
- the rplD gene encoding 50S ribosomal protein L4 yields MALCDLYNIKGEKIGEIEIKDEVFNVEIKPYLIHEVVRMQLASKRRGTASTKTRGEVSGSGRKLYRQKGTGRSRQGSITSPLHVGGGKVFGPHPRSYAYKIPKKARRYALKSALSATFKEANMKVIDKIELEKISTKSFYNIIKTFNLTKPLFVIDKKDEKIEKSARNIPYVKVLRVEGLNVYDVIRHEQLIFTLDALRKTEEVLA; encoded by the coding sequence ATGGCGTTGTGCGACCTTTACAATATCAAAGGGGAAAAAATTGGTGAGATAGAGATAAAGGATGAAGTCTTTAACGTTGAAATCAAACCCTACCTGATCCATGAGGTAGTAAGAATGCAACTTGCGTCAAAAAGAAGGGGAACAGCATCGACGAAAACACGAGGGGAAGTTAGTGGTAGTGGAAGGAAGCTTTATAGACAGAAAGGAACCGGACGGTCAAGACAGGGTTCTATAACTTCTCCGCTCCATGTGGGAGGGGGAAAGGTTTTTGGTCCCCACCCCAGAAGCTACGCGTATAAAATCCCAAAAAAGGCGAGAAGGTACGCCTTAAAATCGGCTCTTTCTGCAACTTTCAAAGAAGCCAACATGAAGGTTATAGATAAAATCGAACTCGAAAAGATAAGCACGAAGAGTTTCTATAACATAATAAAGACCTTTAATCTCACAAAGCCCCTCTTTGTGATTGACAAAAAGGACGAGAAGATCGAAAAATCGGCAAGGAACATCCCATATGTCAAAGTTTTACGGGTGGAAGGACTTAATGTTTACGATGTGATAAGACACGAGCAACTCATCTTCACGTTGGATGCTCTAAGGAAGACTGAAGAGGTGTTGGCATGA
- the rpmC gene encoding 50S ribosomal protein L29 — protein sequence MRARELRELTDDELMKKKKDLKEELFNLRFQLSTGQLENTARIKAVKKDIARIETILNERRKKGKN from the coding sequence ATGAGAGCCAGGGAACTGAGGGAATTGACAGACGATGAGTTAATGAAGAAGAAAAAGGATCTCAAGGAGGAACTCTTCAATCTGAGGTTCCAGCTCTCGACAGGTCAGCTGGAGAATACGGCAAGGATAAAGGCTGTGAAGAAAGATATAGCGAGGATAGAAACCATTTTGAATGAGAGAAGGAAAAAGGGGAAAAATTAA
- a CDS encoding type Z 30S ribosomal protein S14, protein MARKAMMEKAKREPKFKVRKRNRCPLCGRPRGFLRFFQMCRICFRTLALRGEIPGVIKSSW, encoded by the coding sequence ATGGCAAGAAAGGCTATGATGGAGAAGGCAAAAAGAGAACCTAAGTTTAAGGTGAGAAAGAGGAACAGATGTCCCCTTTGCGGAAGGCCAAGGGGCTTTCTCCGATTTTTCCAAATGTGCAGAATATGTTTTCGGACTCTAGCCCTAAGAGGGGAAATACCCGGTGTCATAAAATCGAGTTGGTGA
- the rpsH gene encoding 30S ribosomal protein S8, which translates to MVMTDPIADMLTRMRNGIMARHEYVDVPYSNVKIGILKILKEEGYIKNYKVFVDENKKKVIKVYLGYDENGESVISGLKRISKPGRRIYVGAKEAQKLKNHVGFIILSTNKGIISDVEARKLNVGGEALLHVW; encoded by the coding sequence ATGGTTATGACGGATCCGATAGCCGATATGTTAACGAGAATGAGAAATGGAATTATGGCTCGGCACGAATACGTGGATGTCCCGTATTCAAACGTGAAAATCGGAATACTAAAAATCTTAAAGGAGGAAGGTTACATTAAGAATTATAAAGTCTTCGTGGATGAAAACAAAAAGAAGGTCATAAAAGTGTACCTTGGTTATGATGAAAATGGCGAATCGGTAATTTCGGGGTTAAAAAGGATAAGTAAACCTGGAAGAAGAATATACGTTGGCGCGAAAGAAGCACAGAAGCTCAAAAACCATGTGGGTTTCATCATCCTTTCTACGAACAAAGGCATAATAAGTGATGTTGAAGCGAGAAAACTAAACGTAGGCGGAGAAGCCCTCCTACATGTTTGGTGA
- the rplB gene encoding 50S ribosomal protein L2 — MGIRQYKPTSPGRRFMSVLTFEEITKKEPEKSLTVPLKKTGGRNNLGRITTRHIGGGHKRKYRIIDFKRDKFDIPGKVFSIEYDPNRSANIALIHYLDGEKRYILAPLGLKVGDTIISSKKPDVEIKEGNCMPLRYIPVGTMIHNIELKPGKGGQIARSAGAYGQILAKEGNYAQVRLPSGGIRLIHLNCMATIGQVGNLDHENVTIGKAGRSRWLGIRPTVRGTAMNPVDHPHGGGEGRSKGGRHPCSPWGQLAKGLKTRRNKRTDKFIIKLRG; from the coding sequence ATGGGTATTAGACAGTACAAACCGACGTCTCCCGGAAGAAGGTTCATGAGTGTTTTAACATTTGAAGAGATAACGAAGAAGGAACCTGAAAAGTCTCTGACAGTCCCACTTAAAAAGACAGGAGGCAGGAATAATCTTGGAAGAATAACAACAAGACACATCGGAGGGGGTCATAAGAGGAAATACAGGATCATAGATTTCAAAAGGGATAAGTTCGATATTCCGGGAAAGGTTTTTAGCATCGAATATGACCCTAATAGGTCAGCAAACATAGCGCTCATACACTATTTGGACGGGGAAAAAAGATACATTTTAGCTCCTCTTGGATTGAAGGTTGGAGATACAATAATCTCAAGCAAAAAACCGGACGTGGAGATAAAGGAAGGAAACTGTATGCCATTGAGGTATATTCCTGTAGGCACTATGATACACAATATCGAGCTTAAGCCAGGCAAAGGAGGACAAATAGCTAGAAGTGCAGGTGCTTATGGGCAGATCCTCGCAAAGGAAGGGAATTATGCACAGGTCCGTCTACCCTCAGGTGGTATAAGACTTATCCACCTTAATTGCATGGCCACCATAGGCCAAGTGGGAAACTTAGACCATGAAAATGTGACCATAGGGAAGGCCGGAAGATCGAGATGGCTCGGTATAAGACCAACTGTGAGAGGTACCGCCATGAACCCTGTTGACCACCCGCACGGAGGTGGCGAGGGTCGTTCGAAAGGTGGGAGGCACCCCTGCTCTCCCTGGGGTCAGCTGGCCAAGGGATTAAAGACCCGTAGGAACAAAAGAACAGATAAGTTCATAATAAAGCTTAGGGGGTAG
- the rplE gene encoding 50S ribosomal protein L5, which produces MEYYEKEVRPLMMKRFGYKNIMQVPRLEKIVVNMGLGEAIQNIKVLDYARNDLMLITGQRPVITKAKKSIASFKLRAGMPIGCMVTLRRERMYEFFHKLVMIVLPRVRDFKGVSPKSFDGRGNYTLGLREQIIFPEVDYDKTDKVRGMNITINTTAETDEEAYELLKLMGMPFRS; this is translated from the coding sequence ATGGAATACTACGAAAAGGAAGTTAGACCTCTCATGATGAAGCGGTTCGGATACAAAAATATCATGCAGGTGCCGAGACTGGAAAAAATAGTTGTCAACATGGGTCTCGGTGAAGCTATACAAAACATAAAGGTTTTAGATTATGCAAGAAACGATCTAATGCTAATTACAGGACAGAGGCCGGTCATAACGAAGGCAAAAAAATCGATAGCCTCTTTTAAGCTCAGAGCCGGCATGCCCATAGGATGTATGGTAACCTTAAGAAGGGAAAGAATGTACGAGTTCTTCCATAAGCTTGTAATGATAGTGCTTCCGAGGGTTAGGGATTTCAAAGGGGTTTCTCCCAAATCGTTTGATGGAAGGGGAAATTACACCCTCGGTCTCAGAGAACAGATAATCTTTCCCGAAGTCGATTACGATAAGACCGACAAGGTGAGGGGAATGAATATAACGATAAATACAACAGCTGAAACGGACGAAGAGGCTTATGAACTTTTAAAGCTTATGGGCATGCCATTTAGAAGTTAA
- the rplV gene encoding 50S ribosomal protein L22: MEIVARARYVRISPTKMRLVAELIKKKNINTASGILSCLPNKASRILKKVLDSAIANARQRKYVDIDSLQVKNVIVDGGPMLKRYIPRALGRATMVRKRTSHITVILEES, encoded by the coding sequence ATGGAAATAGTTGCAAGGGCAAGATACGTTCGAATTTCCCCGACAAAGATGAGGCTTGTGGCAGAGCTCATAAAGAAAAAGAACATAAACACGGCATCCGGTATTCTAAGCTGTCTGCCGAATAAGGCCTCAAGGATACTAAAAAAAGTCCTTGACAGTGCCATTGCCAATGCAAGGCAAAGAAAGTATGTCGATATAGATAGCCTACAAGTGAAAAATGTGATCGTGGACGGGGGACCTATGCTTAAAAGGTATATTCCTAGGGCTTTGGGAAGGGCAACTATGGTGAGGAAGAGAACGAGTCATATAACGGTAATTCTTGAAGAATCGTGA
- the rplP gene encoding 50S ribosomal protein L16 — MLAPKRVKYRKQQKGRMKGFAMRGNRISFGDYGLQALECGWVTARQIEAARVALTRFIKRTGKIWIRIFPDKPITKKPLETRMGKGKGPVEGWVAVVKPGRILYEIKGVPEDKAKEALRIAAFKLPIKTRIVSRSEEL, encoded by the coding sequence ATGTTAGCACCGAAAAGGGTCAAGTATAGGAAGCAGCAAAAGGGAAGGATGAAGGGTTTTGCAATGAGGGGGAATAGAATAAGCTTTGGTGACTACGGATTACAAGCTTTGGAATGCGGATGGGTTACAGCAAGGCAAATAGAGGCAGCAAGGGTTGCATTAACGAGGTTTATAAAAAGGACGGGAAAGATATGGATACGGATTTTCCCGGACAAACCCATAACGAAGAAACCTTTAGAGACCAGGATGGGTAAAGGGAAGGGGCCTGTTGAGGGTTGGGTGGCCGTTGTGAAGCCTGGAAGGATCCTTTATGAAATAAAGGGAGTCCCTGAGGATAAAGCAAAGGAGGCTTTGCGGATTGCTGCCTTCAAACTTCCTATCAAGACTCGGATAGTTTCGAGAAGTGAGGAATTATGA
- the rplN gene encoding 50S ribosomal protein L14 — protein MIQMRSRLDVADNSGAKKLGCIRVLGGSKKRYATVGDIIVASVKEALPNAKVKKGDVVKAVVVRTKKEIRRPDGSYVRFDDNSAVIINQYNEPIGTRIFGPVARELRAKKFLKIVSLAPEVV, from the coding sequence ATGATACAGATGAGGTCCAGGCTTGATGTTGCAGACAACTCCGGAGCAAAAAAGCTAGGTTGCATAAGGGTACTTGGTGGCTCAAAGAAGAGATACGCGACAGTAGGAGACATAATTGTGGCCTCTGTAAAGGAAGCTCTACCTAACGCGAAGGTGAAAAAGGGAGATGTTGTAAAAGCAGTGGTTGTTAGAACGAAAAAAGAGATAAGGAGACCAGATGGCTCTTACGTTAGGTTCGATGATAATTCTGCCGTGATTATCAACCAGTACAACGAACCAATAGGGACAAGGATATTTGGACCGGTTGCAAGGGAACTCCGGGCCAAAAAGTTTTTAAAGATCGTGTCACTTGCTCCGGAGGTTGTCTGA
- the rplW gene encoding 50S ribosomal protein L23: MNEYDIIIRPIITEKSTNIKDLNNQYVFEVRKDANKIEVKRAIENLFKVKVLSVRIINMKGKERRVGRIIGRRRNWKKAIVKVSPEDKIPIFEGA, encoded by the coding sequence ATGAACGAATATGATATAATCATAAGACCCATAATAACCGAAAAGAGCACTAACATCAAAGACCTTAACAACCAGTACGTCTTCGAGGTGAGAAAGGACGCAAACAAAATAGAAGTAAAAAGGGCTATAGAGAACCTTTTTAAGGTAAAGGTACTCTCGGTAAGGATTATAAACATGAAAGGGAAGGAAAGAAGGGTAGGAAGGATTATCGGTAGAAGACGAAACTGGAAGAAAGCCATAGTGAAGGTTAGCCCGGAGGACAAGATTCCAATTTTTGAGGGGGCCTAA
- the rpsJ gene encoding 30S ribosomal protein S10: MRRIRICLKAFDHRVLDQSVREIVEAAKKTGAQIVGPVPLPTRIQRFCVLRSPHIDKKSREQFEIRTHKRLIDIIEPTQQTIDALMKLELSPSVDVEIKS; encoded by the coding sequence ATGAGAAGGATCAGGATTTGTCTTAAGGCATTCGATCATAGGGTTTTAGATCAATCCGTAAGAGAAATTGTGGAAGCTGCTAAAAAGACCGGGGCACAGATCGTGGGTCCCGTACCACTTCCCACAAGAATCCAGCGGTTCTGTGTCCTAAGATCCCCACATATCGACAAAAAATCGAGAGAACAATTCGAAATTAGAACTCACAAAAGGCTTATTGACATAATCGAGCCAACTCAGCAGACAATTGACGCGCTGATGAAGCTTGAGCTTTCTCCAAGCGTGGATGTGGAGATAAAATCGTAA
- the rplF gene encoding 50S ribosomal protein L6: MSRIGRKPILIPENTKIEVKDGFVVVSGPKGSLSRRILPGLEISIEGNQLFVKRNGDDKKTKAYHGLMRTLINNMVEGVVRGYEKKLEIVGIGYRAEMKGKDVVFHLGYSHPIVFKVPEGIQLEVEKQNLVAVRGIDKELVGIVAAKIRSLRKPDVYKNKGIKYVDEILRKKAGKGGK; the protein is encoded by the coding sequence ATGTCGAGGATTGGAAGAAAGCCTATTTTGATTCCCGAAAATACAAAGATTGAGGTTAAAGACGGATTTGTTGTGGTTTCCGGACCAAAAGGGAGTCTCTCTCGTAGGATTCTTCCAGGGCTCGAGATTTCAATTGAGGGTAATCAGCTGTTTGTGAAAAGGAATGGAGACGACAAAAAAACGAAAGCCTATCATGGGCTTATGCGAACCCTCATAAACAACATGGTTGAAGGGGTTGTTAGAGGCTACGAAAAAAAACTAGAAATTGTGGGAATTGGATACCGGGCGGAGATGAAGGGAAAGGATGTGGTTTTTCATCTCGGATATTCGCATCCTATCGTATTTAAAGTTCCAGAAGGAATCCAGCTGGAGGTGGAGAAGCAGAATTTGGTTGCCGTTCGAGGAATAGATAAGGAGCTTGTTGGAATAGTTGCGGCGAAGATCAGATCCTTAAGGAAACCTGACGTGTATAAGAACAAAGGTATAAAGTATGTTGACGAAATACTAAGAAAGAAAGCTGGCAAAGGTGGTAAGTGA
- the rpsS gene encoding 30S ribosomal protein S19, translating into MPRSLKKGPYVDPKLLKKALEAKESKTTKVIKTWSRRSTIIPEFVGLTFAVHNGKKFIPVFVTEEMVGHKLGEFAPTRTFHGHSGDRKAKVVKRKE; encoded by the coding sequence ATGCCGAGGTCACTGAAAAAGGGTCCTTACGTTGATCCGAAATTATTGAAAAAAGCACTAGAGGCAAAGGAGTCCAAGACAACGAAGGTGATAAAAACGTGGTCTAGGAGATCGACGATCATACCTGAGTTTGTTGGGCTCACATTTGCTGTTCACAATGGAAAGAAGTTCATTCCCGTATTTGTGACTGAAGAGATGGTAGGTCATAAGCTTGGTGAGTTTGCGCCAACTAGGACATTTCACGGTCATTCCGGAGATAGAAAAGCTAAAGTTGTAAAGAGGAAGGAATAG
- the rpsQ gene encoding 30S ribosomal protein S17, with amino-acid sequence METQVSKRKKMIGTVVSNKMQKTVVVEVEKLFKHPKYKKYVKKRKRYKAHDENNSCQIGDKVLIVETRPLSKEKRWLVKQILERRQMPQPEEVIKDDTDEVQA; translated from the coding sequence ATGGAGACGCAAGTATCGAAGAGGAAAAAGATGATAGGAACTGTTGTGAGTAACAAGATGCAGAAAACAGTAGTAGTTGAGGTGGAAAAGCTATTCAAACATCCGAAATACAAAAAATACGTGAAAAAGAGAAAAAGATACAAGGCCCATGATGAAAACAATAGCTGTCAGATAGGAGACAAAGTTCTTATTGTCGAAACAAGACCTTTGAGCAAGGAAAAAAGATGGCTAGTAAAACAAATACTTGAGAGAAGACAAATGCCACAGCCAGAAGAGGTGATAAAAGATGATACAGATGAGGTCCAGGCTTGA
- the rplX gene encoding 50S ribosomal protein L24, which translates to MEKVANKHYHVKKNDLVMVIAGKDKGKTGRVLKVLKKKDRVIVEKVNIVKKHVRPSAKSKGGILEVESPIHVSNVMIYCEKCAKPVRIGRKVLEDGRKVRYCKKCNEIIDK; encoded by the coding sequence ATGGAAAAGGTGGCTAACAAACATTACCATGTAAAAAAGAATGATTTGGTTATGGTGATTGCCGGGAAGGATAAGGGCAAGACTGGAAGGGTTTTGAAGGTTCTCAAAAAAAAGGACCGGGTGATAGTGGAAAAGGTCAACATTGTAAAAAAACATGTAAGACCGTCCGCTAAATCAAAAGGCGGGATACTCGAGGTGGAAAGCCCGATACACGTTTCTAATGTCATGATATACTGTGAAAAATGTGCAAAGCCGGTAAGGATTGGAAGGAAGGTACTAGAAGATGGAAGAAAGGTGAGATACTGCAAAAAGTGTAATGAAATCATAGATAAGTAG
- the rpsE gene encoding 30S ribosomal protein S5, whose product MANTTLDLKEETEIQDRLVYINRVAKVVKGGRRFSFNAIVVVGDGNGRVGYGLGKAREVPDAIRKALEKAKKNMITVPIHNGTIPHAIMVKYGASKVFMKPAREGTGVIAGRAVRAVVEVAGIKNILTKCYGSRNYHNVVKATIRGLSMLKSPEKSLRQRGKLPKEE is encoded by the coding sequence TTGGCAAACACCACTTTGGACTTAAAAGAAGAAACTGAAATACAAGACCGGCTTGTTTACATAAACAGGGTTGCCAAGGTCGTAAAAGGCGGTAGAAGATTTAGTTTTAACGCCATTGTCGTTGTAGGTGACGGAAATGGAAGGGTGGGTTACGGGTTAGGGAAGGCGAGAGAGGTGCCGGACGCAATAAGAAAAGCTTTAGAAAAGGCGAAGAAGAATATGATAACTGTGCCCATCCACAACGGTACAATCCCTCATGCGATAATGGTAAAGTATGGAGCAAGTAAAGTTTTCATGAAACCGGCAAGGGAAGGCACAGGAGTTATCGCTGGAAGGGCAGTAAGAGCCGTTGTGGAGGTGGCAGGTATAAAGAATATTTTAACCAAGTGCTACGGTTCGAGAAACTATCACAATGTAGTTAAAGCCACCATACGAGGTCTCTCTATGCTCAAATCCCCTGAAAAATCGTTGAGACAGAGGGGAAAGCTTCCTAAGGAGGAGTAA